In Triticum urartu cultivar G1812 chromosome 6, Tu2.1, whole genome shotgun sequence, the following proteins share a genomic window:
- the LOC125516193 gene encoding senescence-specific cysteine protease SAG39-like, which produces MASYSQGLLFAILACACVLSALAARDLAEDRSIVTRHEQWMAKYGRVYNDVAEKAHRLEVFKANVAFIESVNAGTDKFWLEANQFADIADDEFRATHTGYKAPVGGNKGRKTGFRYANVSLDALPTSVDWRTKGAVTPIKDQGQCGCCWAFSTVASMEGIVKLSTGKLISLSEQELVDCDVDGMDQGCEGGLMDNAFEFIIDNGGLTTEGNYPYTGNDGSCNSNKESNAAASIKGYEDVPVNDEASLQKAVAAQPVSVAVDGGDNLFRFYKGGVLSGNCGTELDHGIAAVGYGIAGDGIKYWVMKNSWGASWGENGFIRMERDVADEQGLCGLAMQPSYPTA; this is translated from the exons ATGGCTAGCTACTCACAAGGTTTGCTCTTCGCCATCCTCGCATGCGCCTGCGTGCTTAGCGCTCTTGCAGCCCGGGACCTCGCCGAGGATCGGTCTATTGTCACAAGGCATGAGCAGTGGATGGCCAAGTATGGCCGTGTGTACAATGACGTTGCTGAGAAAGCACACCGGCTAGAGGTGTTCAAGGCCAATGTCGCGTTCATTGAGTCGGTGAATGCAGGGACCGACAAGTTCTGGCTCGAGGCTAATCAGTTTGCGGATATCGCCGACGATGAATTCAGGGCTACGCACACAGGGTATAAGGCGCCGGTGGGTGGTAACAAGGGCAGGAAGACGGGGTTCAGGTATGCGAACGTTAGCCTCGATGCGCTCCCAACATCTGTGGACTGGAGAACCAAAGGCGCGGTTACTCCCATCAAAGACCAAGGCCAATGTG GGTGTTGCTGGGCCTTCTCCACAGTGGCCTCTATGGAAGGCATCGTGAAGCTGAGCACCGGGAAACTGATCTCACTGTCGGAGCAGGAGCTGGTGGACTGCGATGTGGACGGCATGGACCAGGGCTGCGAGGGAGGGCTCATGGACAACGCCTTCGAGTTCATCATCGACAACGGTGGCCTAACCACCGAGGGCAATTACCCCTACACCGGCAATGACGGCAGCTGTAACTCCAACAAGGAGTCCAACGCCGCCGCATCCATCAAGGGGTACGAGGATGTGCCGGTCAATGACGAGGCGTCGTTACAGAAGGCGGTGGCCGCACAGCCCGTGTCCGTGGCCGTTGATGGAGGGGACAACCTCTTTCGGTTCTACAAGGGCGGCGTTCTCTCTGGCAATTGTGGCACGGAGCTCGACCACGGCATCGCGGCGGTCGGGTACGGCATTGCCGGCGACGGGATCAAGTACTGGGTGATGAAGAACTCGTGGGGCGCATCATGGGGCGAGAACGGTTTCATCAGGATGGAGAGGGACGTCGCCGACGAGCAAGGCCTCTGCGGACTCGCCATGCAGCCTTCCTACCCGACGGCATAA